A region of Vigna radiata var. radiata cultivar VC1973A chromosome 6, Vradiata_ver6, whole genome shotgun sequence DNA encodes the following proteins:
- the LOC106764067 gene encoding VQ motif-containing protein 22-like, giving the protein MSAPIPNDHWLHFYQQTQFSGGGQELLPSSVSEATTVTTTTVAPAQLSPEGGVSKPVRRRYRASRRTPTTLLNTDTTNFRAMVQQFTGAPSAPDLFGPTRPLPVNPNGLMLAPSHSLQQQQQQLYQQQFYPTAYTEGAENGLFERVSNATGSTATNDGGGVLMEHARLFLPTSSS; this is encoded by the coding sequence ATGTCCGCTCCTATTCCTAACGATCACTGGCTCCATTTCTATCAACAAACCCAATTCTCCGGCGGCGGTCAAGAGCTGCTCCCCTCTTCTGTTTCCGAGGCTACAACCGTCACAACCACCACCGTGGCGCCGGCCCAGTTGAGCCCAGAGGGCGGAGTGTCGAAGCCCGTCAGGCGGCGTTACCGGGCCTCGAGGCGAACTCCCACGACTCTTCTTAACACGGACACCACCAACTTCCGGGCGATGGTGCAACAGTTCACCGGCGCTCCTTCTGCGCCTGATCTGTTTGGGCCGACACGTCCACTCCCCGTCAACCCTAATGGGCTGATGTTGGCCCCTTCTCACTCTCTTCAGCAGCAGCAACAGCAGCTTTATCAGCAGCAGTTCTACCCAACAGCGTACACAGAAGGAGCAGAGAACGGTTTGTTTGAGAGAGTGAGCAACGCAACGGGATCAACAGCGACAAATGATGGAGGTGGGGTTTTGATGGAGCACGCAAGGCTTTTCTTGCCAACTTCCTCTTCTTGA
- the LOC106765285 gene encoding choline-phosphate cytidylyltransferase 2 produces MADHSEQSNSKTTSPPEDRPVRVYADGIYDLFHFGHARSLEQAKKSFPNTYLLVGCCNDEVTHKYKGKTVMTEAERYESLRHCKWVDEVIPDAPWVINQEFLDKHNIDYVAHDSLPYADASGAANDVYEFVKSVGRFKETKRTEGISTSDVIMRIVKDYNQYVLRNLDRGYSRNELGVSYVKEKRLRVNRRLKTLQEKVKEHQEKVGEKIQIVAKTAGMHRNEWVENADRWVAGFLEMFEEGCHKMGTAIRDRIQERLRRQLSSDGTLRLENGKVDKDDDEEEYYYDEEDDSDEEFFEEYYNDDELNPQNNGKDENKK; encoded by the exons ATGGCAGATCACAGCGAACAGTCGAATTCCAAAACGACGTCGCCTCCGGAGGACCGTCCCGTTCGAGTCTACGCCGACGGCATCTACGATCTCTTCCACTTTGGCCACGCTCGCTCCCTCGAGCAAGCCAAGAAATC GTTTCCGAATACATACTTATTGGTTGGTTGTTGCAACGATGAGGTCACCCACAAATACAAAGGCAAAACTGTTATGACAGAGGCCGAACGATACGAATCCCTGCGTCACTGCAA ATGGGTGGACGAAGTTATTCCTGATGCCCCTTGGGTTATTAATCAAGAGTTTCTTGACAAGCACAACATTGACTATGTGGCTCATGACTCTCTTCC TTATGCTGATGCCAGTGGTGCTGCCAATGATGTTTATGAATTT GTTAAATCTGTTGGGAGGTTTAAGGAAACAAAACGGACTGAAGGAATATCCACGTCAGATGTTATAATGAGGATTGTCAAAGATTATAACCAATATGTGTTGCGGAACTTGGATCGTGGCTACTCAAGAAATGAGCTTGGCGTGAGCTATGTGAAG GAAAAGCGACTGAGGGTGAATAGAAGGTTGAAAACATTGCAAGAGAAAGTGAAAGAACATCAAGAAAAAGTTGGTGAAAAG ATCCAAATTGTTGCAAAGACTGCTGGTATGCATAGGAATGAGTGGGTGGAAAATGCTGACCGTTGGGTTGCTGGGTTTCTGGAAATGTTTGAAGAAGGTTGCCACAAGATG GGAACAGCAATTAGGGATCGTATTCAGGAGAGGTTAAGACGTCAGCTGTCAAGTGATGGCACACTTCGTCTTGAAAATGGCAAGGTCGATAAGGATGATGACGAAGAGGAGTATTATtatgatgaggaggatgacagtgatgaagaatttttTGAAGAATACTATAATGATGATGAGCTTAATCCtcaaaataatggaaaagatgagaACAAAAAGTAG
- the LOC106763998 gene encoding zinc transporter 8, with protein sequence MSKTHPHCRRDITWILLFLLLALLLPCVVDGDGDGDQCKCKSDKEEGGEKIDKNLAKKYKIGALVSILVASAVGVSLPMLSRILPALHPEKDFFFMVKAFAAGVILSTGFIHVLPDAFEKLTPPSLCNHPWDDFPFAGFVAMVAAIGTLMVDSLATAYFKKSSLSAMDRVADEEDLHEHNRHATHHSHSHSHASMSSPSTNLLRHRVISQVLELGIVVHSVIIGISLGASEDPKTIRPLIAALTFHQFFEGMGLGGSISQANFKRGAIIVMALFFSLTTPVGIAIGMIISGNYKEESPTALIVEGILNAASAGILIYMSLVDLLAPDLMNPKIQASSKLHIGVNTSLLIGAGCMSLLAKWA encoded by the exons ATGAGCAAAACTCACCCACATTGTCGACGTGACATCACGTGGATTTTACTCTTTCTGCTTCTTGCTCTTCTTCTTCCGTGTGTGGTTGATGGTGACGGCGATGGCGATCAGTGTAAATGCAAAAGCGATAAAGAAGAAGGTGGAGAAAAGATTGACAAGAATTTGGCCAAGAAGTACAAAATCGGAGCTCTTGTTTCGATTCTGGTTGCAAGTGCAGTTGGCGTCAGCCTTCCAATGCTCAGCAGAATTTTACCCGCCTTGCATCCGGAGAAGGACTTCTTCTTCATGGTGAAGGCCTTCGCGGCTGGGGTCATATTATCAACCGGTTTCATTCATGTTTTGCCAGATGCTTTTGAAAAGCTGACACCTCCCAGTCTCTGTAATCATCCCTGGGACGATTTTCCGTTCGCCGGATTTGTGGCAATGGTGGCAGCCATCGGAACGCTTATGGTTGATTCTCTTGCGACTGCGTATTTTAAAAAGTCCTCGCTAAGCGCCATGGACCGAGTTGCTGACGAAGAAGATCTGCATGAACATAATCGCCATGCAACTCatcattctcattctcattctcacGCTTCCATGTCTTCTCCTTCCACGAACCTACTTCGCCATCGCGTTATTTCTCAg GTGCTGGAGCTGGGGATTGTGGTGCATTCTGTGATAATAGGGATATCTCTGGGTGCATCTGAAGATCCTAAAACGATAAGACCTCTTATTGCTGCTTTAACTTTTCACCAATTTTTTGAAGGCATGGGGCTTGGTGGTTCCATCTCACAG GCAAATTTTAAGAGAGGAGCAATTATAGTTATGGCGTTATTCTTTTCGTTGACAACACCTGTGGGGATTGCAATTGGTATGATAATCAGTGGCAATTACAAGGAGGAGAGTCCAACGGCTCTGATCGTAGAAGGTATTCTTAACGCAGCATCAGCAGGTATCTTAATTTACATGTCATTGGTGGACCTTCTTGCGCCTGATTTAATGAATCCAAAGATCCAAGCAAGTAGCAAGCTTCATATTGGAGTTAACACATCTTTGCTTATTGGGGCTGGGTGCATGTCACTTCTTGCAAAATGGGCCTAG